A stretch of DNA from Telopea speciosissima isolate NSW1024214 ecotype Mountain lineage chromosome 5, Tspe_v1, whole genome shotgun sequence:
CGGGGGTAAGGCTACATACATTATGAGCCTTCCCAgcccccgcagtggtgggagcctcatgcactgggtacaccctttttataGAATGAGCAAGAATAGAATAAGAACCTTATAGAGTTTGTGTTGAATTAGCATTAGCATCCTCAAACAAACAGTTTTCAATTTCCACTGCAAGTAGCAGCTGGAAGTATGGATAACATGAAGAACAAATTGTACACACTGGTGTAAAGTACCTCAGCCCGAGCACAGACATAAAACCTACGACCCAAGTTTGGACCTGCTTTCTTCACTACCCGAGCAACACATGGTTCCTTATGGCCCTTGCACAGAGGTACGCTGTTCTGCATGAACTGTTGAATTCTTCGCCACTCCAACAAAGCAgcatcatttttctctttttcggAAGAACCAGAGGCATTTTCATCACCTTGAGATTGTGTGAACGGAATCATGCTGACCTCAAACATCTTGCAACCATTGCTTTCATCACCCTCCTGAGTTCCTGTGGGGGAATCTGTCTCTTTGACCTCCGGAGTTTCTTTGGGAGAATCCGTCTCCTTGATCtcctgaatttttttgggggaatcTGACTCTTTGACCTCCTGAGATTCTCTGGGTAAATTTGTCACTTTGGTTAAACAAGGAGAATTAGTCTTCCTTTCTGAGACATCAACTTGACTAAGCGAAGTGTCAGTGCTTTCGGTAACAACATCAGCACCATGGGAAGACTGTTTCTGGAAAAAAGAACTTAAAGTGCGTTGAGAACAACCACTATGTCTCACTTTTTTCTTGGAATCTAGACGCTGGCCAGATGTAGTTTTGTTTCTCAACAAAAACATACTATTCTCTGAACCCTCATTAGCAAAACCACTCAACTGTTTCTTCATGCTTGGGTTGGAACCTTCACATTGAGGGTTGAAGTCAGAAAATTTTTCCTCTGAATCTAATGATCTTTTTGCACTTGCAGAGCAACTTTCCACTATAATGTTTTCATCTGAGAATAATTGTGATGTTCCATCCTTCTTGAGTTCAGCAGATATTTGTCTTTTCATGAGCAATGAGACTAAAGAAGAATAGCAATCCAGTAAGAAGAAAAtttaaattgaaagaaaaaacatgAGTCCTACAAACATACAAGGTATTGCATCCCCATGACATGTTCCCAACAAGAACTTTGAACTCTCACTGATAAATATGGAGGACAATCTAAGAAAGAATAATAAACATGTATAGATATTGCAGTACTTCAATATATATAGGATAAGTCTTGaatttgattctgattctgattctcgTATAATTTATTCAACTGGTAAAAATAAATAGTCAAAGCAGTATACTTGCATCTGACAAAGGGAACTACCAAAggaattttggagaaaacttaAACATCACCATTTGTTTGCAAAATGTTTGAAAGCATGGAGAACACAAACATGAGTTACATGACACACCGTGTGATATTTTCTTTTCAGACTGCATAAAATGATCAGGTAAAATCAGTGTAAAAGAATATGATTTCACTTCAaggtatttcttttggaaaaagTTCCTGAATGGCCCCGTTCAGATAAGCATATccaaatggggtcggctacatggatccttgctctccaattaGCTCTAATCGAAGTCATACAAtgtacaaggcctaagctatgcttCTTTCCTCATCACCTCTCCTAGGattattttaggcctgcccttaGCTCTTTCAgatctttcaatctgaatcaaatcactcctccgtactggagcatcccaagACCTccgttggagagagagagagagagctaatgGGTGCTTCAAAAGTGTGGAACCTTAACTTGGAATATTTGGTCTTAGTTGTGAAGATGTTacttcttttatgatttttttgtgaatattACTTTTAGCAAGCAACATATTGTATGTGCTGAAAACTGCAGATTTCAGGTCCATATACAAACAAATGCCGCTTTTTAGGCAATAATGTGCTATTATAAGCATACTAAATgtgagaggagaagagaaagaacctGATATAATAGGTATCTACTAGTCAACTCTCGTCCATTTACCATTCTACAAGAAGGCACTGTCAAGAAATCATAAAATAACACATTCTCTCTAAGCCATTACTCTTAAATTCATCACAACCTCCATACCAATTACTTGTTTGTGACCCTAAATAAATTTCTGAATCTCTCATTGCATGTACTCTTGAATGATGACCTTGCCATAACATTCATCCAGAAAATATAGTTTATAGAATCCTCGACCTTTGAATATTCAGAAGTTCTTCACAGTATTTTTCTCAACAAATTTCTAAATTTATCTCCCTAAAGAAATCCTTTATACACTCTCAAGTAACCTTGattactgatgcagattcatcagcaaaataggcttattttattaggaataagtctagggttgggttatatacatgttgggcccttgatcccatggattttctatgtaataggccacttttatagACCTTAAATTGGGGTACATGagttgcatacaggattagccctgtatttagtttattttcatgtttttaatgtggGTTGgtttaggactctattttgagtctatttcagtttcctagtcagtttttACCTAGTAGGTTAAAGaatgggttaggcctttcctttttagtgtaggagtctaattttgagccttttatataaagttgtaagggggccaagtattgaatacgaatttgattaataaaattagcttttgcttgttgccattgctgctgctgccttgctctattgagtgttgccttgtgagtaatatcaaggtgaagggactggtggatctccagttgactccttgcatcttgtagaccGGGAGGATCTGTTATAAGGGATTGGTgaatctccaatcgactccttgcatcttgtagatcgggagaacCTAATTCTGATCTTCAAGCTGAAGATCTGCTATACAAGTAATTTACTGTTTTGGTAATcaaccttcttctcctaatcctctaaacccaagCCATCGATCCCCACTGCCAATAATCAATCCTTGcagccttcctcatccaccattaaaaacataaatccattagaaccctaaaacctgcaactattcttcttctcttccagaagttcacatgcaaggtgattttcacaagaattctgcccagcaaaatctaaccgttagaacctgcaaaaattttgattgaatctccctcaaaccctaagagagacttgaTCCAAATTTCAGTACCATCCATCaggccgattgtctgaaattacacttttaccacgctctcctatctctactaggaaacctccataactccagatttaaccatccAACTTAGTtctaactttcagcatatattcccctccaccctacccacactcaacctaaatattaagcccattcaaccacctgatttcctgttattataaaccctagattccatcatcttccacctttcaaaaccctaaccctaattgctGCCCAATTACATCTAAACTACTTCTACCCATCCAAAACCtataaaacctagttcattagactcccctacacctgcctatctTTACCATATAACATACCTAtccattaccctaaccctaaccctaacctaaaaTTGGACTACATTAATTACATCAAAGCAAATTAATTATATACTGCACTGCTACCAATTCACATGTCAAACTAACAAGTACCTTTTCCCTGACCAATGGAGAAAGCATAAATACCACACACACAAATCCCAGACAAAGCTTAAAAATACACTAAGAAACCGACCAGTTGTTTCCAGAAATATCAAATATATCTAGCCTAGAAATAATCAAATATGATCAACAATATTTTCCTTTGTGAATGACTTGTAaatgtagaagaaaaaaaactcaggTTATAAACTTCTAATCACCATGCCTCCTCAAGATGTATCAAGGACATCAAATAGATTTCATCAGAAGAAAATGCTTAATCTCTCATACCAATAGTTTGCTGGAACCCATGGACCCCGGGAACATATCTAGCAGATAAAGATGGAGTGTTGTGCTCCAGAAGATTGGGTATTTCCCTAAAACTGATGTAAACAGGAGCATGATCAGAACCTTCCAATTTCGTGTTTCTCCCTCCTTTCCACCTGTAGATTGGAAATGGGAAACTTGTATAATTGCCTctgaaaaataatatatatctTATTGACTAACTGGAAACTACAGTAGCACTTATATCATGCACATGCTCATTAATATTGAACGCCACAGCCTGTTTGTGCCATGGAACAATAATCAACCAAATAAGATGATcatttttatcatattttttaaatacatgATAAATTTAATACAGTTGTCCGGTTTGTCACACCATACCTTGTTCTAATGTGTACATCATCATATACCATTTCTCTGATCTCACAATTAGATATTCATTTTCTTgctattatttctttctttgttccttCCAGTTCTGCAATCCCTCTTTAAGCTTGACACCATTACATTAGTGTTCTCTTCTTACTTCACCTTCTCCTTGTCTGTCCGTCCTTCCATTCTTtcctaatttcttttcttttgatacCAACTTGATTATGGACCACATCCCTGGTTGGGCTCAAATGCTTGTGGGATTCTCTAGGACATGCAGGTGGCTATACTACCTACATGGTTCAAGATAGGAACTGCACTCATGTCTGAGACATATGAACACTGGACATGAAACAAACAGCACAGAGTAAGCTATCTAGGTATTTCTGCCACAGCagtttcttaatttatttaagaagggaaagggaagacaggtacttgaaaatttttcttgaaGTGTCATACAATCCACCCACTATAAGCAATACTCCTGAACGGAATATGTGATGAAAATATAGCTAAATTACATGCCCCAACAGATATAGAATAAAAGGGGCTGATAATGTTCACCAGGGTTAGCAAACTAAGTTCAAGAGCTTCCACTTGCCACCTAGCAGGCAATTGGCAGGTATTCCAAACCATGTTTTGATCACTCTCACATACTCATGttcatggtactaaatctcatttcatttcggtgtttcggtctgaccgaattttccgagataccgaaatttcgtctaAATATAGTATtgttctgtgggtgtaaaatgccaaaaatgactgagatttccgaaattttcgaaacgagatgaccaaaatttccgaaatattgcattttttcatattggacttgcgtttcgtttcagacaggtcgagatactcgaaatattcaatatctcgaccgaaatttcgcgagttttagtactatgctcATGTTGGAGCTGAAAGTTGACGAGTTAGATGGGCTTAAAATCATCTAGAAACAAGTTTTAAAGCCGTTGCCTAGACactgcctaggcatccaggtgcAATCGAGGGTCCAAGGCAACAACCTACCTTATTAGATACAAGATAGGCAACTGCCTTGGCCTGCCTTGTGGCCTAGGTGGACGCCTTATTCAATGAtctacttttatttttatttttatgaaattgATTCTAATTCTAACCCTCATTTTTCAAATATGCTTATAAtatatcctatgctttgtttattatatgttagttttctcatattaggacGTGTTGATTCTTGATGTagcatataagcataattatatcattttTATACTACATATAATGCAAGCCTAGGATGTGTTGATTCGTGATGTagcatataagcataattatattgTTGCTATACTACATATAATCATAGTACAAAAACTCGTTATATCtcagtcgagatctcgagaatttcgatcTCGACCTGACCGAAACGAAATAGTGTTTCGaaataaaaaatgcaatttCTTAGTCGAGATTTCGATCATCTCGCGAGATCTAGAGACTTTGTAacatctcgcgagatctcgagaCTTTGTAAcatctcgcgagatctcaaaATTTTGTTACAAATCCACTTTATAAAAAGACCAAAACTCGtgagtctcggtcgaaatttctaCTGAGAACTCACAAGGCTGCTCCTCTTCGATTTGTTGGTTCTGTGTTCTTCATCCTTCACTTTTCTTCGGTGATTTTTGTACTGGCCTTCGAATCTTCGCCACATCTACACCGGAAGCACTTGGAgaatgactacactcgtttcttctcccaaactatgacgtggcattcatatgtcctacCATCGGAGAACAATGCATgtcggctccatcggactatgagtaGGGTCGATCCTAGACGGcagagtaattattattagaatatttatagacatttgagtcacttgatgactacttgacttgtattgggaatttggaatattgataccatcttgttattgacttattgtacttaatattatgacttaagttatgagtcattgactttatgtttccaagtgaatttacttgtttaaattgtttattaattattaatttattatgtcctctagtacttaaagtcttaaacaatgtgtatgtgtaattaactaagttatacattaggattcgaccgtatactgccaatcaatggtgcaaatccaaaacaccactttgggtgactatttttgcaatttgaacatttacatgtgtttatatagcctaaaatagggtttccatgaagtttcaggccttaacttggcccaaagcccaccgaaatgacctaccgaatcCATGTAGAAGAAATACAATATTttgaccgaaatatccaaaatttcggatatttcggatatttcggtctgaccgaaatatcgaacaaacaagtttttaaaccttgcatATAATGCATGCCTAGGACGCCTAGGTGCCTTGTCACCGCCTAGGGTCGTCTAGTCACCTTGACAACTGTCTATAACCTTCAACTCGCTCCGAATGTTAAACGAATGGCAACTGACTGATCCCGGTGGCAAGCAGGTTCCATAAGGCGCTGTAAGCGTTGGAGTTCTACTCTTTTGAGCAAGATCTGTCTTTCCaagtttgaatttttctttttttcttctagctTGGAAATCAGGTTGATCCATTGATATGACCCCACTCATGTCCTCCATTTCCTGCCATGTGGCAACTTGTTTGATTAACTATACAGAGTTCACCAATCTTGGCAAAGGCCACTCTACCCGTAAAGAAAAATTATCttttagttatatatatatatatatatatatacacactaAAATTTATACTCCCTTGTGTCCATATTAGATCCCAATAGTTGCCCATATTCATGTAACATAAAGTAGCCACCATTCAATTAGACAGtcttttaatttgttctttttacatttttaagaagctctaaatttattttataaaaaagagaacaaaagattcaaaatacaCAGACTATCAGTGGTTGTTGCAAGCCAGAAAATAGGCTTCCCCACAAACTGATTGCTTGAATGGCCAAAACATTGAACCACTCAACTTGGACAGTATGCGTCAAACAAACCAATGAAAGGTGTATGGTGCATCTATGTGCCCGGCCCCTTTTCATTTCATTGTCTAGTTATTTTCAAAACTGTGGAGAGAAAACAACCATTCAGTTGCCTAGTTGGGTTGGTTTTATGTTGTCATTGACAATGAATCAGCTAAACCAGCTGGCATGTAGACCAATTTTCTCCTATATTGTCCCCAAATTGTATTCTCGAGCTACCTGTAAGGACCAAAATTAGAAATACAAGACCAGAGAAATTAAGGAAACTTTACCTAAAGATCAGAGAAACAACAATGAGAAAAAGCAAAAGGTCTGAAGTCCTACCAGACCCAAATCAACTAGCATAGAAATCAAACTGGCTTCTTTTCCTCTCCCATTGAATCTACATTTTTCATCACCTATTTAAATCCACCACCACCCCtaaatgtagtcctagatttgaATTACTCAAACTataaaccaaaacagaatctttTACCAAAGGATAGGTTCAGATTGAAGGGGATTGTACTAACaggaaatcaggtggttgaatgaATGTAAAATTTAGGTCGAGTGCGGGTACGGTGGAGgagaatatatgctgaaagttacagtTGAATCAGATGGCTGAATccggagttatggaggtttcctagtaaaGATAGGATAGAGGGGTAAAAGGGTAATATCAGGCAATCGGCTGGGTCAATGgagatgaaacttggatcgagtctCCCTTAGGGTTGGAGAAGATTCAATCAAAGTTTCAGcaggttctaatggttagatttggctgggcagaattctcacgaaaatcacgtaacatgtgaccttctagaaggggaagaaaaatagttgcaggtttcagTTTCAGACTTGTTAATGGTAAACCTTTGATATCAGAATTCTAGGGCAGTAGAAAAGTAGTAGAAGACGTAGAGAACAATCAACACGacccacccgggcttcccaccgcaaggtgtcaatcggatcaaacaccgattccttcaaaccttgatcaaacacaagattCTTCTTCGCGAGGAAGACAAGTTGCAAAGCTGCagcttcttttttgctttctaaAATTCATGTGAGGTAAAAAAGAGCCTCCAcgatttactttatttaaaGGCCTAAACGCCAAGTACTTCTAATCACACTAGGAGAGTAAAAGTCCACCTAGCTGAGCTAAGAAATCAAAACACCTCCTCTTGTGTGTGGAGAGGAGTGGACCCAACTtacataattaaaaaataataataaccaaatcaaatcatttaaattgaaccaaagtTGGACCAACTTGGACCCAGtttaatttaaaacaaaagacattaaaaataaactaagtacgGGAACTAAAACAGCAAACTAAAAACTTAACAGCAACTACTTGGACTTCTTCTTCCTACGGATGTAGgtcttcagatctgcatcaCCCCTGCCCTTGGGGTCTGCTAATCAACTtctttattaataaataaaagctaaggCATATTTGGGAGAGCTTCTCGCCTAGCTTATAGGACGAAAAGCATAAGCCAGATGCTGTGAGGGATACAGCTTCTTGTCTTGTAGTGCTAAAGATTCCAGGTGTGAGAAGCTATTTGGGCCTGCTTTTCAGAGCTTTCATCTAGAGAAGTTGGCCTCTCAGAACCTGAGAAGCAGAAGCACGAAAAGCCCCCAGACATGCACTTGATcagattattttatttccttatggTTAAACATAGGTTGTAAAGTTGACCACTATTTCAGTATTTCCACATGAAAATGAAGTTTTATCACCTCTCTCTGACGTGGATAACAAATTAAACCCCATGAATAGTGCTGACTCATGTTACAAGAGGAAACTTTCTATGAAGGTCTATTGCTATTGCAACTAATGGGTGACTGTTCATTGCATGGGCCCATGCATCACAAGTAATCCAGTCTTACACAAGTGTTAGTGGTAACTGGTAAGAACACGTTGAAATCAATAATTTTTGGCACATAATACAATAATATTCTTCTATTTTAGCATATAGTTTCGCTAGTCTCAGAATATTAATACAGTTTTTAACATTTTCTAATTTGTCCATAGATTTTATCAGCTGATGGCACCATGTCAATCAAGTTTAGATAAGAGTTTGACTGGGCTGGACAAACCAACTCCTTGAAAAACTAGACCCTTTGGTCCTGGTTTTAAAAGCATTgttcaatttgaacctttacCTGGGCATATTCTCAGACTTCCAACGCTTAAACTGGGTCATTATGTCACATTCATTAACATGGCAATCGATTAAGTTATGGCTTTCCAAACTGTGATCTTGATGCAAGCACGATCCAGCAATGAGGATATGGTCAATCCTAGACCCGTAATTAAATTCTTCAGCTCCAGTACACTGCGACCAGCACGTGTATGCTTCTTTTCTGTGGAATTACTCAAGATGGAAAGAGGATTAGAAGATCATACGAGAAAACTCATAATACAGAGACTGCAATTAGACAGATTATCTAAATAATCAATTAAGGTATCCAATGCCCATGTAGAGATAACTATTACCACCCACATTAAAAACAATAACGCTTcatcaaaaaagagaaaatatagaaTTTGATTCATTTAATTCGTAGAGTTTGCATGCAGCACATTCAcaacttcaagtttcaagaccATTAGATTGCAATTTTGTCACTAAGGAGATATTTGAGATCAATAGATATGCATGGTAGAAAATTGTAAAAGTGAGGAATGGAAAATGTATATGCACAACTACTTCAGTGAGTTTCACTCCTATCAGTATTTCTTTGCTCTTCCATCTTGTGCTTAGCCAGCCAAGATTATTTTCTACATTCTAAGGGCTGGAATTATTCCTCCCACTGCTAAGGAacctttaaataaaaaattcaaaattgcaAATATGACTGCAAGGCTTTGGAAATAAAGACAAATATAAGGACAAATCCACAAAATCAAAGATTTACATTCATTTTCAAGGTGGTGAAACAAGTCTACCAAGCAAAAAAACCATCACTTTGAATTTATAAGAATTTAACCATATAGATGAATTAATGTTCAAGTACATGAGATCATCCATCTTCCAAAGTATCATGAGACGTTCTCAAGAGGAATAAGTGTACTCATAAAACTTAACCTAGAATAAATTTTAGGGTAAATGGCACCCAGGGTACCTAACGTTTTGACAAATTGTAAATTAGGTACCCAATGTTTCACATATTGTGTTTGGGATATCTAAATCGGTTTATAATTACCAGTTACTCAAgtatttttctacttcaaatTTTACtgttataaatattttttatattttaacatAAAAACCTAGAGGGACCTACAGTCCTACATACCGTCCCTCCTCtttgttattcttcttcttcttcctcctcctcctcctcctacaaCCCCACCGACCCCACCCCTGCAGCAACCCAATCCCACTAGCCCCTAACCCCTACTGCAACCCAACCCACCACCACGCCCCACCCTCCCTGCTTTCCTTCTCAAGCAGCTCAGCTGCGACGACTTCGGCTGTTGTttctcctccaaatcactgccAACTCCAACAACGTCCAAGTGGTGCGGGTAATCCACGAAAACCAACCAATAGAAGCAAGAACTACAGAGAAGACACCGCACTCCACATTGCGGCACTGCATAATAATGCAAACATGATTAAGTGTCTATTGGATTGGACCAAGAAATTAGACGAAACAGAGAATCAGACTAAACCAAATGAAACGGCGAAGTTAAAAAACAGAGATGGGAACACGAAGCTGTTCTTGACCATCACCGTGAGGTGATTGAGGTGTTGATGGAGAAGGGAAAAGACACACATACACATAGTGGGTATCCTCACCA
This window harbors:
- the LOC122662333 gene encoding DNA-(apurinic or apyrimidinic site) endonuclease 2 isoform X1, with product MKIVTYNVNGLRPRISQYGSLLKLLNSLEADIICFQETKVARQDMTTDLITAEGYESFFSCTRTSDKGRVGYSGVATFCRVNSAFSSNEVALPLSAEEGFTGLLENFQRGIGIKEDEMPAKVESLQGMTKGDLLKLDSEGRCIITDHGHFILFNIYGPRAQCDDAERLQFKRTFFNMLQKRWESLLTQGKRIFVVGDLNIAPEPIDRCNAGPDFAQNEFRRWLRSMLVEQGGPFFDVFRVKHPERKEAYTCWSQCTGAEEFNYGSRIDHILIAGSCLHQDHSLESHNLIDCHVNECDIMTQFKRWKSENMPRWKGGRNTKLEGSDHAPVYISFREIPNLLEHNTPSLSARYVPGVHGFQQTIVSLLMKRQISAELKKDGTSQLFSDENIIVESCSASAKRSLDSEEKFSDFNPQCEGSNPSMKKQLSGFANEGSENSMFLLRNKTTSGQRLDSKKKVRHSGCSQRTLSSFFQKQSSHGADVVTESTDTSLSQVDVSERKTNSPCLTKVTNLPRESQEVKESDSPKKIQEIKETDSPKETPEVKETDSPTGTQEGDESNGCKMFEVSMIPFTQSQGDENASGSSEKEKNDAALLEWRRIQQFMQNSVPLCKGHKEPCVARVVKKAGPNLGRRFYVCARAEGPPSNLEARCDYFKWANSKSGKK
- the LOC122662333 gene encoding DNA-(apurinic or apyrimidinic site) endonuclease 2 isoform X2, translated to MKIVTYNVNGLRPRISQYGSLLKLLNSLEADIICFQETKVARQDMTTDLITAEGYESFFSCTRTSDKGRVGYSGVATFCRVNSAFSSNEVALPLSAEEGFTGLLENFQRGIGIKEDEMPAKVESLQGMTKGDLLKLDSEGRCIITDHGHFILFNIYGPRAQCDDAERLQFKRTFFNMLQKRWESLLTQGKRIFVVGDLNIAPEPIDRCNAGPDFAQNEFRRWLRSMLVEQGGPFFDVFRVKHPERKEAYTCWSQCTGAEEFNYGSRIDHILIAGSCLHQDHSLESHNLIDCHVNECDIMTQFKRWKSENMPRWKGGRNTKLEGSDHAPVYISFREIPNLLEHNTPSLSARYVPGVHGFQQTIVSLLMKRQISAELKKDGTSQLFSDENIIVESCSASAKRSLDSEEKFSDFNPQCEGSNPSMKKQLSGFANEGSENSMFLLRNKTTSGQRLDSKKKVRHSGCSQRTLSSFFQKQSSHGADVVTESTDTSLSQVDVSERKTNSPCLTKVTNLPRESQEVKESDSPKKIQEIKETDSPKETPEVKETDSPTGTQEGDESNGCKMFEVSMIPFTQSQGDENASGSSEKEKNDAALLEWRRIQQFMQNSVPLCKGHKEPCVARVVKKAGPNLGRRFYVCARAEGPAFNLEANCGITSKGQF
- the LOC122662333 gene encoding DNA-(apurinic or apyrimidinic site) endonuclease 2 isoform X3, whose translation is MKIVTYNVNGLRPRISQYGSLLKLLNSLEADIICFQETKVARQDMTTDLITAEGYESFFSCTRTSDKGRVGYSGVATFCRVNSAFSSNEVALPLSAEEGFTGLLENFQRGIGIKEDEMPAKVESLQGMTKGDLLKLDSEGRCIITDHGHFILFNIYGPRAQCDDAERLQFKRTFFNMLQKRWESLLTQGKRIFVVGDLNIAPEPIDRCNAGPDFAQNEFRRWLRSMLVEQGGPFFDVFRVKHPERKEAYTCWSQCTGAEEFNYGSRIDHILIAGSCLHQDHSLESHNLIDCHVNECDIMTQFKRWKSENMPRWKGGRNTKLEGSDHAPVYISFREIPNLLEHNTPSLSARYVPGVHGFQQTIVSLLMKRQISAELKKDGTSQLFSDENIIVESCKTTSGQRLDSKKKVRHSGCSQRTLSSFFQKQSSHGADVVTESTDTSLSQVDVSERKTNSPCLTKVTNLPRESQEVKESDSPKKIQEIKETDSPKETPEVKETDSPTGTQEGDESNGCKMFEVSMIPFTQSQGDENASGSSEKEKNDAALLEWRRIQQFMQNSVPLCKGHKEPCVARVVKKAGPNLGRRFYVCARAEGPPSNLEARCDYFKWANSKSGKK